One region of Zingiber officinale cultivar Zhangliang chromosome 7B, Zo_v1.1, whole genome shotgun sequence genomic DNA includes:
- the LOC122006783 gene encoding uncharacterized protein LOC122006783: MRRTRRPPSSSIAVARLCLVLHVLVCSIPGIFSSRIVSLGSIAIFTTHEWFPTKPIVYFRCQGENKTYLPDVKQKDILYTFNGDESWQPLTELPEKKCKRCGVYEEDTYTSDDVYDEWELCAGNFVNGKYLHSKDNQFNASFICPECTTSSDVTTSDATESKNEASGQTRRKIAMIVVACTLAAAVTGAAAVMVYRWWRKRKREQEQARFLKLFEEDDDIEDELGLEL; encoded by the exons ATGCGGAGAACTCGACGGCCTCCGAGCTCGTCGATCGCAGTTGCTCGCCTTTGCCTTGTCTTGCACGTCTTGGTTTGCTCAATTCCTG GAATTTTTTCATCAAGGATTGTGAGCTTAGGTTCGATTGCGATATTCACTACTCATGAGTGGTTTCCTACCAAACCAATTGTCTACTTTCGCTGTCAAGGAGAAAATAAGACCTACTTGCCTGATGTAAAGCAAAAAGACATTTTGTACACTTTCAATGGGGATGAATCTTGGCAG CCCCTTACAGAACTTCCAGAGAAGAAATGTAAAAGGTGTGGTGTTTACGAAGAGGACACATATACATCTGATGATGTATACGATGAGTGGGAGCTGTGTGCTGGAAATTTCGTCAATGGAAAATATTTGCACTCCAAAGACAATCAATTCAACGCTTCATTCATATGCCCTGAGTGCACTACTTCATCTGATG TTACTACCAGCGACGCCACCGAGTCGAAGAATGAGGCCTCCGGCCAAACGAGAAGGAAAATAGCCATGATCGTAGTGGCATGCACATTGGCTGCTGCCGTAACTGGTGCTGCTGCGGTGATGGTGTACAGATGGTGGAGAAAGAGAAAGAGGGAGCAGGAGCAGGCACGCTTTCTCAAGCTCTTCGAAGAGGACGATGACATTGAAGATGAACTCGGTCTAGaactttga
- the LOC122004654 gene encoding uncharacterized protein LOC122004654, giving the protein MWSSVIEVLGNVHDDASYSANKGVAAGLIEKMESYQFVFVLHLMKYILGITTELSLSLQQGDQNIVQAMSLVRSVKCRLQDFREDGWQIILEQVNTFCELNMIPILDMEGNMLTRGHGRRRGQLITNFHHYRVEIFCQKLVGTEKHLVFPLVYRMIELALVLPVATASVERVFSAMKTVKTDLRNKMGDEWMNDSLVIYIEKDIFSTIENEQILQHFQRMQSRYGLMEIRSSIKWDKGKALRF; this is encoded by the exons ATGTGGTCTTCAGTGATAGAAGTGTTAGGAAATGTACATGATGATGCCTCTTATTCTGCGAATAAAGGTGTTGCTGCAGGTTTAATTGAGAAGATGGAGAGTTATCAATTTGTTTTTGTGTTACATTTGATGAAGTATATATTGGGAATTACAACTGAGTTATCACTTTCCCTACAACAAGGGGATCAAAATATTGTTCAAGCCATGTCCTTGGTTAGAAGTGTGAAATGTCGACTACAAGACTTCAGGGAAGATGGATGGCAGATAATTTTGGAACAAGTTAACACATTTTGTGAATTGAATATGATTCCAATACTTGATATGGAGGGCAACATGCTAACTCGTGGTCATGGCAGGCGTAGAGGGCAACTCATCACTAATTTTCATCATTATCGTGTGGAGATTTTTTGtcag AAATTGGTTGGGACTGAAAAACATTTGGTGTTCCCATTGGTTTATCGTATGATAGAGTTAGCATTAGTTTTACCAGTTGCAACTGCTTCGGTTGAACGAGTTTTTTCTGCAATGAAGACTGTGAAGACTGATTTACGCAATAAAATGggagatgaatggatgaatgaCAGTCTAGTTATATATATTGAAAAGGATATTTTTTCTACAATTGAAAATGAGCAAATATTACAACATTTTCAACGAATGCAGTCTC GTTATGGTCTTATGGAGATTCGGTCGAGTATTAAATGGGACAAGGGAAAGGCTCTCAGGTTCTAG
- the LOC122006784 gene encoding histone H2B codes for MAPKAEKKPAEKKPASSDKPAEEKEKKAAAEKAPAEKKPKAGKRLPSKDGAAASGDKKKKKVKKGTETYKIYIFKVLKQVHPDIGISSKAMSIMNSFINDIFEKLAQESSRLARYNKKPTITSREIQTSVRLVLPGELAKHAVSEGTKAVTKFTSS; via the coding sequence ATGGCGCCCAAGGCGGAGAAGAAGCCCGCGGAGAAGAAGCCCGCCTCCTCCGATAAACcagcggaggagaaggagaagaaggctgcCGCCGAGAAGGCCCCTGCGGAAAAAAAACCTAAGGCCGGGAAGCGCCTGCCTTCCAAGGACGGTGCGGCAGCCAGCGGcgataagaaaaaaaagaaggtgAAGAAGGGCACTGAAACCTATAAGATCTACATATTCAAGGTGCTTAAGCAGGTCCATCCGGACATTGGGATCTCCAGCAAGGCCATGTCCATCATGAATTCCTTCATCAACGACATCTTCGAGAAGCTCGCCCAGGAATCCTCTCGCCTCGCCCGCTACAACAAGAAGCCCACCATCACTTCTCGCGAGATCCAGACTTCGGTGCGCCTGGTCCTACCTGGTGAGCTGGCGAAGCATGCCGTCTCCGAGGGCACGAAGGCTGTTACCAAATTCACAAGTTCTTGA